From Bacillus basilensis, a single genomic window includes:
- a CDS encoding response regulator transcription factor produces the protein MPTILVLEDEMPIRSFIVLNLKRAGFYVLEASTGEEALQILCEHTVDVALLDVMLPGIDGFQVCKAIREGNKKMGIIMLTARVQNEDKVHGLGIGADDYIAKPFSPVELTARIQSLLRRIEVHEEKTNIIMSGPFSLHIIEERVYKGGQLIDLTPTEYMILQYLMNQASKPVSRDEILNMIWGNNYVGETKVVDVNMRRLRQKIECNPSEPEFILTVWGKGYVWKESIR, from the coding sequence ATGCCAACAATTTTAGTTTTAGAAGATGAAATGCCTATTCGTAGTTTTATTGTCTTAAATTTGAAACGTGCTGGATTTTATGTGTTAGAAGCTAGTACTGGAGAAGAGGCGTTACAAATTTTATGTGAACATACTGTAGATGTAGCATTGCTTGATGTAATGTTACCGGGAATTGATGGTTTTCAAGTTTGTAAAGCGATCCGAGAAGGAAATAAAAAAATGGGCATTATTATGTTAACAGCACGTGTACAAAATGAGGATAAAGTACATGGACTAGGGATTGGTGCAGATGATTATATTGCAAAGCCGTTTAGTCCAGTGGAATTAACTGCACGTATACAATCTTTATTAAGAAGAATAGAGGTACATGAAGAAAAAACAAATATAATTATGTCTGGTCCGTTTTCGTTACACATTATTGAAGAAAGAGTATATAAAGGTGGACAATTAATTGATTTAACCCCTACAGAGTATATGATATTACAGTATTTAATGAATCAGGCTTCAAAGCCCGTTTCGCGTGATGAAATTTTAAATATGATTTGGGGAAACAATTATGTAGGGGAGACGAAAGTAGTAGATGTAAATATGAGACGGCTACGTCAAAAGATAGAATGTAATCCATCAGAACCTGAATTTATTCTTACTGTGTGGGGAAAAGGATATGTGTGGAAGGAAAGTATAAGATGA